One Echinicola strongylocentroti DNA window includes the following coding sequences:
- a CDS encoding DUF2141 domain-containing protein, translating into MNLLYLLLLYLVHPHGVEYANTVISIDNLDLKLAGNVKVQVFDEHALHTGIMDPVMEKTITAHENQLPVKLDKLPTGKYMIAVLHDANGNGKLDYSFFGVPKEGYGFSGQYSCKVKSAGPSQHIIQLSPGLQHVTIHLCY; encoded by the coding sequence ATGAATTTACTTTATCTCCTACTACTGTATTTAGTTCATCCCCACGGTGTCGAATACGCCAATACTGTTATATCTATTGACAACTTGGACCTGAAACTGGCTGGAAATGTGAAAGTCCAGGTATTTGATGAACATGCCCTCCATACAGGCATAATGGATCCTGTAATGGAAAAAACTATAACTGCCCATGAAAACCAACTGCCCGTAAAGTTGGACAAATTGCCCACGGGAAAGTACATGATAGCGGTATTACATGATGCTAATGGAAACGGAAAGTTGGACTATTCGTTCTTTGGGGTGCCCAAAGAGGGCTATGGTTTTTCCGGCCAATATTCCTGCAAGGTGAAATCCGCCGGACCATCCCAGCATATCATCCAGTTATCACCAGGACTACAGCACGTCACGATCCATCTATGTTATTGA
- a CDS encoding cupin domain-containing protein — protein sequence MKRFSEKFILTDKMEWENLGGGVSRKFLGYDNQIMMVQVKFEEGAEGMPHAHFHTQSTYVAQGKFEFTIDGEKQIVKGGDGVYIEPNLLHGTKCLEAGMLIDVFSPVREDFLEGEKCPILEIKGNYENERIKVVDYRTDIPRHRHQLY from the coding sequence ATGAAGCGATTTAGTGAAAAGTTTATTCTAACAGACAAAATGGAATGGGAAAACCTAGGAGGCGGAGTTTCTCGCAAATTTTTGGGCTATGATAACCAAATCATGATGGTCCAAGTCAAGTTTGAAGAAGGAGCAGAAGGAATGCCCCACGCCCATTTCCATACCCAGTCCACGTATGTGGCACAGGGGAAGTTTGAATTTACCATTGATGGTGAAAAGCAAATCGTCAAAGGTGGCGATGGTGTGTACATCGAGCCAAATTTGCTTCACGGGACCAAATGCCTAGAGGCAGGAATGCTGATAGATGTTTTTAGTCCCGTGCGGGAAGACTTCCTCGAAGGGGAGAAGTGTCCTATTTTGGAGATAAAGGGTAATTATGAAAATGAAAGGATTAAGGTGGTGGATTATCGGACTGATATTCCTCGCCACCGTCATCAACTATATTGA
- a CDS encoding Kelch repeat-containing protein, whose translation MKLFNYILPILGLLVTFSCVSDEEETSEGNWVRRSYFDGDNRSNAAAFSIGDRAFVMGGYTGDEYLNDFWEYNPTGDYWERKGDFPGTARSNAVAFSVDGKGYIGTGYDGTDKLKDFWEYDPVSDSWTEVASFGGTARYDAVGFSLTGKGYIGTGYDGSEQKDFWQYDPSTDTWEQIISMGGAKRQGAAAFVIDDIAYVCTGINNGSYEFDLWALDGNTLEWTQKEDLDYDDDYLIYRSNGSAFTIGEYGYITVGSRGSIIGSTWEYRPSTDSWAEKTDYEGTFRTGASAFSINGERAYVLLGKSSSLRFDDIWELEPFVDYDEED comes from the coding sequence ATGAAATTATTCAACTACATCCTACCAATACTAGGGTTACTGGTCACCTTTTCATGTGTCAGTGACGAAGAAGAAACCTCAGAAGGGAATTGGGTCAGGAGGTCCTACTTTGATGGAGACAACAGGTCCAATGCCGCCGCTTTTTCCATTGGTGACCGGGCTTTTGTCATGGGCGGCTATACGGGTGATGAGTACCTGAACGACTTTTGGGAATATAATCCAACAGGTGATTACTGGGAAAGAAAAGGCGATTTCCCTGGAACTGCCAGAAGCAACGCCGTTGCTTTTTCTGTTGACGGTAAGGGCTACATCGGAACTGGATATGACGGTACGGACAAATTGAAGGATTTTTGGGAGTACGACCCAGTAAGCGATTCTTGGACAGAGGTAGCTTCTTTTGGAGGCACGGCACGCTATGATGCTGTAGGTTTTTCGTTAACCGGCAAAGGGTATATCGGTACAGGCTACGATGGTAGTGAACAAAAGGATTTTTGGCAATACGACCCTTCCACAGATACATGGGAGCAGATCATCAGCATGGGAGGCGCAAAAAGACAAGGAGCTGCGGCATTCGTTATCGATGACATTGCGTATGTTTGTACAGGTATCAACAATGGATCCTATGAGTTTGACCTGTGGGCATTGGATGGAAATACCCTGGAGTGGACCCAAAAAGAAGACTTGGACTATGACGACGATTATTTGATTTATCGATCCAATGGCAGCGCCTTTACCATAGGAGAATATGGGTATATCACTGTCGGAAGCAGGGGCTCTATTATCGGTAGCACTTGGGAATATCGTCCTTCCACAGATAGTTGGGCCGAAAAAACCGACTATGAGGGGACGTTTAGGACTGGTGCCTCTGCATTTTCCATCAACGGAGAAAGGGCCTATGTTCTGCTTGGAAAAAGCTCAAGCCTTAGGTTTGATGATATTTGGGAGCTGGAACCATTTGTTGATTACGATGAAGAGGATTAA
- a CDS encoding MFS transporter, which produces MKMKGLRWWIIGLIFLATVINYIDRTAISVMWPGISEELGFTKYHYAIMLNVFMVAYALGQSLSGRMFDKIGTRMGYVVSIMVWGASTALHSVARGLISFSIFRAMLGLSEAGNWPGAVKSNAEWFPIKERAIAQGIFNAGASMGSVIAPPLIAMLYVGYGWRVTFFIVGSLVLIWVIPWLIINKATPNKHPWLSDEERDHILEGRQERDIKEEGKVLSLSEILSHRESWAVLVSRFFLEPIWWLFVGWMPIYLADKYGFDVKEIGFFAWVPYVGAGLGSLAGGWFSGRLITKTGSVDKARKTTISIGAVLMFLGLVATILMANTPEKFVGIVALVLFGFQFSISNVQTLPSDLFSGKSVGTLAGFGGTVGVLSVILMNFLIPVITQESYTPAFVAIALFVPLGVIAIYVLCKKIEPIKIKNH; this is translated from the coding sequence ATGAAAATGAAAGGATTAAGGTGGTGGATTATCGGACTGATATTCCTCGCCACCGTCATCAACTATATTGACCGCACGGCAATCAGTGTCATGTGGCCGGGTATTTCCGAGGAGCTCGGGTTTACCAAGTACCATTATGCCATTATGCTTAATGTCTTTATGGTAGCTTATGCCTTGGGGCAGTCTTTATCGGGCAGGATGTTTGACAAGATCGGCACCCGGATGGGGTATGTAGTCAGCATTATGGTCTGGGGAGCGTCCACTGCACTTCACTCCGTAGCTCGTGGGTTGATTTCCTTTTCCATCTTTCGGGCCATGCTCGGACTGTCCGAAGCGGGGAATTGGCCAGGAGCGGTGAAGAGCAACGCAGAATGGTTTCCCATAAAAGAACGGGCCATCGCCCAAGGGATATTCAATGCAGGTGCTTCGATGGGATCGGTCATTGCTCCCCCGTTGATCGCGATGCTGTATGTCGGTTATGGATGGAGAGTTACCTTTTTTATTGTGGGAAGTTTGGTCTTGATATGGGTGATCCCTTGGCTGATCATCAATAAGGCTACACCCAACAAACATCCTTGGCTAAGTGATGAAGAAAGGGACCATATCCTTGAGGGAAGGCAAGAGAGAGATATAAAGGAAGAGGGAAAAGTACTGTCCCTTTCAGAAATACTTTCGCATAGGGAATCTTGGGCGGTATTGGTATCTAGGTTTTTTCTGGAACCGATATGGTGGTTGTTTGTAGGATGGATGCCTATTTACCTAGCAGATAAGTATGGTTTTGACGTGAAAGAAATAGGTTTCTTCGCTTGGGTACCCTATGTAGGTGCCGGTTTGGGGAGCCTTGCAGGAGGCTGGTTTTCAGGTAGGTTGATTACCAAAACAGGAAGTGTGGACAAGGCCAGAAAAACCACGATCAGCATCGGTGCAGTACTTATGTTTTTGGGATTGGTGGCGACCATACTAATGGCCAATACGCCTGAAAAGTTTGTGGGAATTGTCGCATTGGTGCTGTTTGGATTCCAGTTTTCGATCAGTAATGTCCAGACCTTGCCAAGTGATCTTTTCAGTGGCAAGTCTGTTGGTACCCTGGCAGGTTTTGGCGGTACTGTGGGAGTCTTGTCTGTCATACTGATGAATTTCCTGATCCCAGTAATCACCCAAGAATCCTATACGCCGGCATTTGTGGCCATTGCCTTATTCGTTCCACTAGGGGTGATAGCCATATATGTCTTATGCAAAAAAATAGAACCAATAAAAATAAAAAATCACTAA
- a CDS encoding polysaccharide lyase 6 family protein translates to MTTQINSIAYSLLVMIMLTAYGCATKPSHKVASNPEELTGALSTAQPGDTIIMANGEWKDADLLVEGTGTKDSMIVVMAEEAGKVILTGNSTLRVAGEYLVVSGLYFRDGHTLTSEVISFKKDKNTLANYCRITQCTIEDYSNPERHESDYWVGMYGKNNRFDHNALVGKGNKGVTMAVRLNNKESQDNHHLIDHNYFGPRPNLGSNGGETLRIGTSHYSLTSSNTKVVNNYFDRCNGEHEIISNKSGGNLFKGNTFYECVGTLTFRHGNDNIAESNAFYGNRMPNTGGIRVINKRQKVFNNYGYGLTGHWFRGALVVMNGVPNSPINRYHQVDGAEIFNNTFVDCDYVQLCAGSDEERSAVPINSVIRDNVFWNTEKQDVFTVYDDISGIEFTNNYISPTIKNIIDRGFSPIKGELKKDGNIYRLDGGKGAGLMADFEAVSKDKAGPSWYLKPGKKEAFDYGQEKVVKEGADLYDEIAHSKAGDILVLEPGDYLLTKVIELDHPISIVSSGGATIKFEKSNLFAIENGGSLKLKGITIDGAEAPDYAGNAVIRTSRYSMNKNYQLWIEDCEFKDLDVNHSFHVLDVYKNTFADSIMIKDSNFTDVSGSILALDKENEDRGIYNAEYVVLENSTFNNIGQPIMKLYRGGSDESTFGPILTIADCDFEKVGFGPKNDSNKAMVLHGVQKANIENTTFSDTKELNIFHTVGEPVTVIESVVIDDRSLLQISDNTATIHNLKEAK, encoded by the coding sequence ATGACTACTCAAATCAACAGTATCGCATACAGTCTCCTGGTAATGATCATGCTTACGGCCTATGGTTGTGCTACAAAGCCATCGCACAAGGTCGCCTCCAATCCTGAGGAACTGACAGGCGCGCTTTCAACAGCTCAGCCTGGAGACACGATCATAATGGCCAATGGAGAATGGAAAGATGCCGACTTACTAGTAGAAGGAACAGGTACTAAAGATTCAATGATCGTGGTAATGGCCGAAGAGGCAGGTAAAGTCATATTGACCGGAAACTCCACTCTTCGAGTGGCGGGCGAATACCTAGTTGTATCAGGGCTTTATTTTCGCGATGGCCATACACTTACCAGTGAAGTGATCAGTTTCAAAAAAGATAAAAACACCTTGGCCAATTACTGCAGGATCACCCAATGTACCATAGAGGATTATTCTAATCCAGAACGACATGAAAGCGACTACTGGGTGGGAATGTACGGCAAAAACAACCGGTTTGACCATAATGCCCTAGTAGGCAAAGGAAATAAAGGGGTGACGATGGCCGTGCGCCTTAACAATAAAGAAAGTCAGGACAACCACCACCTTATCGACCATAACTATTTTGGCCCGAGACCTAACTTAGGGTCCAATGGAGGCGAAACCCTGAGGATCGGAACAAGTCATTATTCGCTAACGAGCTCCAATACAAAGGTGGTCAATAATTATTTTGACCGGTGTAATGGTGAGCATGAGATCATTTCCAACAAATCCGGCGGTAACCTGTTCAAAGGGAATACTTTTTATGAATGTGTGGGAACGCTGACGTTTCGGCACGGCAATGACAATATCGCAGAAAGTAACGCTTTCTATGGCAACCGCATGCCCAATACGGGAGGTATTCGTGTGATCAACAAAAGGCAAAAGGTATTCAATAATTATGGATATGGATTGACAGGGCATTGGTTTAGAGGAGCGCTGGTGGTAATGAACGGTGTGCCCAATAGTCCCATAAACCGGTACCATCAAGTGGATGGGGCTGAGATTTTTAACAACACTTTTGTGGACTGTGACTATGTACAGTTATGTGCAGGAAGTGATGAAGAGAGAAGCGCAGTTCCGATCAATAGTGTTATCCGTGACAATGTGTTTTGGAATACTGAAAAGCAGGATGTCTTTACCGTTTATGATGATATATCCGGAATCGAATTTACCAACAATTATATCTCTCCCACTATCAAAAACATTATTGACAGAGGATTTAGTCCTATTAAAGGAGAATTGAAAAAAGACGGAAATATCTATCGACTTGACGGAGGAAAAGGTGCAGGGCTTATGGCTGATTTTGAGGCAGTCAGTAAAGATAAGGCTGGACCTTCTTGGTATCTCAAGCCAGGAAAAAAAGAAGCGTTTGACTATGGCCAAGAAAAAGTAGTCAAGGAGGGAGCAGATCTATATGATGAAATTGCCCATTCAAAAGCAGGTGATATTTTGGTGCTAGAGCCGGGAGATTACCTGTTGACCAAAGTGATCGAGCTGGATCACCCGATCAGTATTGTTTCGTCAGGTGGAGCTACCATCAAGTTTGAAAAATCGAACCTTTTTGCCATTGAGAACGGAGGATCGCTGAAGCTGAAAGGAATCACGATCGATGGCGCTGAGGCACCGGATTATGCAGGAAATGCAGTCATTCGTACCAGTCGGTATTCCATGAATAAAAACTACCAGTTATGGATTGAAGACTGCGAATTCAAAGACCTGGACGTAAATCACTCTTTCCATGTCTTGGATGTGTATAAAAACACGTTTGCTGACAGCATCATGATAAAAGACTCCAACTTTACGGATGTTTCTGGGAGTATCCTCGCATTGGACAAAGAGAATGAAGATCGTGGCATCTACAATGCAGAATACGTGGTATTGGAAAACAGTACTTTTAATAATATAGGACAGCCGATAATGAAACTTTATCGTGGAGGAAGTGATGAAAGTACCTTTGGTCCCATCCTGACGATAGCTGATTGTGATTTTGAAAAAGTAGGTTTCGGACCAAAGAATGACAGTAATAAGGCAATGGTGCTGCACGGCGTCCAGAAAGCCAATATTGAGAACACGACGTTTTCAGATACCAAAGAACTGAATATCTTTCATACAGTAGGTGAGCCGGTTACAGTAATTGAATCAGTAGTTATCGATGACAGGTCATTGCTCCAGATCAGTGATAATACAGCTACGATCCACAACCTAAAGGAAGCAAAATGA
- a CDS encoding heparinase II/III domain-containing protein, with translation MNKSITIYSLLITAMTLLLSISAIGQEKEALEHNSILFDDATIAQVDEAMDWPLFRQSLEDAREFVDEQMALGIDVPIPKDLAGGYTHERHKLNYLSMQQAGKVFVLTGEEKYAQFVKDMLMTYAELYPSLDRHPSRKSYSPGKFFWQCLNDANWLVYTSQAYDCIYDWLSEGERTLLERELLRPQADFLSVETPQFFNRIHNHSTWANAGVGMLGLVMGDTLLVHRALYGLEEDGLDADMKDNDGGKIKSEERAGFLAQLDLLFSPDGFYAEGPYYQRYAIYPFVVFAASLQNARPELEIFKYREGILGKAVYALVNLSDADGEFFPINDAQKGMSYYSRELVSAIDIAYHFGGQNPELLSIAQKQNTVLLDASGMHVAADIANGKSKPFVHKSMELRDGADGKTGGVGILRMDGKASSLSAVLKYTAQGMGHGHFDKLSLSLYEEGREILQDYGVARFVNIEQKDGGGYLKENQTFAKQTVAHNALIVNKESHFKGNTDTGNKYHSDPYFFDASQEEIKIVSAKDQHAYPGVEQHRTIALISDGLFEKPLMVDILSVSTATQNHYDLPYYYFGQLLSTSWDYDIENNLTPMGDGHGYEHIWAEAKGKTEEGNAAMTWMDHDQFYTITSVSQKGDQMTLARTGANDPDFNLRRDPLLMISRDAATTTFVSILEPHGEYSRVSELSKGAFSEVKEVQIVHDSEAYIAIEWKHETGQVYRLAIAKQSNDQTTSHEIKVENQLWDWKGPYSYIKK, from the coding sequence ATGAACAAGTCGATCACTATATATAGCCTACTCATTACGGCCATGACCTTGCTGTTAAGTATCAGTGCTATAGGTCAAGAGAAAGAAGCCCTGGAGCACAACAGTATTTTGTTTGATGATGCTACGATAGCACAAGTGGACGAGGCGATGGACTGGCCATTGTTTCGACAATCCTTAGAGGATGCCAGGGAATTTGTCGATGAACAGATGGCCTTGGGAATCGATGTACCTATACCAAAAGACCTGGCAGGCGGCTATACACATGAGCGCCATAAGTTGAACTACCTCAGCATGCAGCAGGCAGGGAAGGTATTTGTACTGACAGGAGAAGAGAAATATGCCCAGTTTGTAAAAGACATGTTGATGACGTACGCTGAGCTATATCCCAGCCTGGACCGTCATCCAAGTAGAAAGTCCTATTCACCAGGCAAGTTTTTTTGGCAATGCCTTAATGATGCCAACTGGCTGGTCTATACAAGTCAGGCTTATGACTGTATCTATGATTGGTTAAGCGAGGGAGAACGAACGCTTCTGGAGAGGGAATTGCTTAGGCCGCAGGCAGACTTCCTGTCTGTGGAGACGCCGCAGTTTTTTAACCGAATCCACAATCACAGTACTTGGGCAAATGCCGGTGTAGGGATGCTTGGTTTGGTGATGGGTGATACCTTACTGGTCCACCGTGCACTGTATGGACTGGAAGAAGATGGACTGGATGCAGACATGAAAGATAACGATGGGGGGAAGATCAAAAGCGAAGAACGTGCAGGATTTTTGGCCCAGTTGGATTTGCTTTTTTCCCCGGATGGATTTTATGCAGAAGGGCCCTATTACCAGCGATATGCGATATATCCGTTTGTGGTATTTGCAGCGAGTCTGCAAAATGCCCGGCCTGAACTTGAAATATTCAAGTATAGGGAGGGGATCTTAGGAAAAGCGGTATATGCATTGGTCAACCTGAGTGATGCTGATGGAGAGTTTTTTCCCATTAATGATGCCCAAAAAGGGATGTCCTACTATTCAAGGGAATTGGTCTCTGCCATTGATATTGCCTATCATTTTGGAGGGCAAAATCCAGAATTATTATCCATTGCACAAAAGCAAAATACCGTCCTCCTCGATGCTTCCGGTATGCATGTGGCGGCTGATATCGCCAATGGTAAAAGTAAGCCCTTTGTCCACAAATCCATGGAGCTCCGCGATGGGGCTGACGGAAAGACCGGGGGAGTAGGTATCCTCAGAATGGATGGGAAAGCCAGTAGCTTGTCGGCTGTGTTAAAATACACTGCTCAGGGGATGGGGCATGGCCATTTTGATAAACTCTCACTTTCATTGTACGAAGAAGGAAGGGAAATCCTACAAGATTATGGAGTAGCCCGCTTTGTTAATATCGAGCAAAAAGACGGAGGTGGTTACCTCAAAGAGAACCAGACTTTTGCCAAGCAAACGGTGGCACACAATGCCTTGATAGTCAACAAGGAGAGCCACTTTAAAGGCAATACGGATACGGGGAACAAATACCACAGCGATCCCTATTTCTTTGATGCCAGTCAGGAAGAGATAAAAATAGTGAGTGCCAAAGACCAACATGCCTATCCCGGCGTGGAACAGCACCGGACGATCGCCTTGATCAGTGATGGGCTATTCGAAAAGCCCTTGATGGTGGATATATTGAGTGTATCTACGGCTACTCAAAACCATTACGATTTGCCCTATTACTACTTTGGTCAGTTGTTATCTACCTCCTGGGACTATGATATCGAGAATAACCTGACGCCCATGGGTGATGGGCATGGGTATGAGCACATTTGGGCCGAAGCAAAGGGAAAAACGGAAGAGGGCAATGCCGCGATGACATGGATGGATCACGATCAATTCTATACCATCACGTCCGTTAGTCAAAAAGGGGATCAAATGACATTGGCCAGGACAGGTGCCAATGATCCTGACTTTAACCTGCGGAGAGATCCTCTTCTGATGATCAGCAGGGATGCTGCCACGACTACTTTTGTAAGCATACTGGAACCTCACGGCGAATACTCTCGGGTAAGCGAACTTTCTAAAGGAGCTTTTTCGGAAGTGAAAGAAGTCCAAATAGTCCATGACTCTGAAGCTTATATAGCTATAGAATGGAAACATGAAACGGGGCAGGTGTATCGGTTGGCCATAGCCAAGCAGAGCAATGACCAGACGACATCACATGAGATAAAAGTGGAAAATCAATTATGGGACTGGAAAGGTCCATACAGTTACATTAAAAAATAA
- a CDS encoding DUF4270 family protein, giving the protein MLRKTPILLLLTTLLLTGCFENETLTESQVVVDGDELELQLIEYTDLNLFTYFNDSLVTNTLSSFMLGHHEDAYRGIIHAAPYLQFGLEYGIEIDDDAQLDSTVLVLFYENYHYDTLPEFDVSVYELTEELEENDDGDIYSYQSFGHQDLPMVSVASRIVPHKDSLTITLPATFSKELFELGKENDGVFASTENLEELFKGLMLSTNDNSALISFSDDSYIGFYYRIPSDLDEGAKSLKLTVNAGNQRFTHMDIDRSSSFFSSPNAYENIPRAHSGGVVMADLIMGASIRIELPNIHELLELADDYYITTASLRLPLKPDTYDRYFNTPITTINISVVDKKNLVIQQIGSTSLTSWDEQFQEKTFYEVPIKTFLDYKLAKGINNNDALWISIPASTSTIQTSGLILSDISGEQKIKIDITYLPLN; this is encoded by the coding sequence ATGTTAAGAAAAACACCAATTCTCTTACTTCTAACCACGCTGCTACTGACCGGGTGTTTTGAAAATGAAACCCTTACAGAGTCCCAAGTGGTCGTGGATGGGGATGAGCTGGAACTCCAGCTGATTGAATACACCGATTTGAACCTGTTCACCTATTTCAACGATTCTCTGGTGACCAATACGCTTAGTTCATTTATGCTTGGTCATCATGAAGATGCTTATCGGGGTATTATCCACGCCGCTCCCTATCTCCAGTTTGGATTGGAATATGGGATAGAGATAGATGACGATGCCCAGTTGGATTCAACAGTCTTGGTGTTGTTTTATGAGAATTACCATTATGATACGCTTCCTGAGTTTGATGTATCCGTTTACGAATTGACGGAAGAATTGGAGGAGAATGATGATGGTGACATCTACAGCTACCAGTCTTTTGGTCACCAGGACCTGCCAATGGTATCGGTGGCATCACGGATCGTACCGCACAAAGACTCCTTGACCATTACCTTACCAGCTACTTTCAGTAAAGAGCTCTTTGAACTGGGGAAGGAAAATGATGGTGTCTTTGCTTCCACTGAAAACCTCGAAGAACTGTTTAAAGGACTTATGCTGAGTACGAACGATAACAGTGCACTGATAAGTTTCTCTGATGACTCATATATCGGATTTTATTACCGTATTCCAAGCGATCTCGATGAAGGTGCCAAGTCCTTAAAACTTACTGTAAATGCGGGCAATCAGCGATTCACGCATATGGATATCGACCGTAGTTCATCTTTTTTTTCTTCTCCCAATGCCTACGAAAACATACCAAGGGCCCATTCGGGTGGGGTAGTGATGGCAGACCTTATTATGGGGGCATCCATTCGAATAGAGCTTCCCAATATCCATGAGCTATTGGAGTTGGCTGATGATTACTATATCACCACGGCCAGTCTTAGGCTTCCTTTAAAGCCAGATACCTATGACCGGTATTTTAATACTCCGATTACGACCATCAATATCAGTGTAGTGGACAAAAAGAACCTTGTAATCCAGCAGATTGGAAGTACGTCGCTTACATCATGGGACGAGCAATTTCAGGAAAAGACCTTTTATGAGGTGCCCATTAAGACCTTCCTTGACTATAAACTTGCCAAAGGCATCAACAATAACGATGCGCTTTGGATCAGTATACCGGCATCCACTTCCACTATCCAAACCAGTGGCCTTATCCTTTCGGATATTTCCGGCGAACAAAAAATAAAAATAGACATAACATATCTTCCATTAAATTGA
- a CDS encoding SDR family NAD(P)-dependent oxidoreductase, with translation MKFKGKVAVVTGGARDIGRAVCVKLASEGAKVVVNFYESEEDSKATLEAIKAVGGEAVTVHGDMTKQEDIDNMVAKTKEAFGDKVDILVNVAGGLFARKTIEEVDEEFYDLIMNVNLKSTVFVTKAFKPLMGKGGAIVNFASQAGRDGGGPGAFLYAASKGAVSTLTRGLAKEFGPQGIRVNALNPGMIATKFHDDFTKNEVREKVAGGTPLRREGKAEEVADLVAYLVSDESSFLTGNNVDINGGLAFS, from the coding sequence ATGAAATTTAAAGGCAAAGTAGCAGTAGTAACTGGCGGTGCCCGAGACATCGGACGCGCGGTATGTGTAAAATTAGCAAGTGAAGGAGCAAAAGTAGTTGTAAACTTCTATGAAAGTGAAGAAGACAGCAAGGCGACATTAGAAGCCATCAAAGCTGTAGGGGGTGAAGCGGTGACGGTTCATGGTGATATGACCAAGCAAGAGGATATCGACAACATGGTAGCCAAAACCAAAGAAGCTTTTGGTGACAAAGTAGATATTTTGGTCAATGTTGCTGGAGGATTGTTTGCAAGAAAAACCATCGAAGAGGTGGATGAGGAATTCTATGACCTGATCATGAATGTCAACCTAAAATCAACGGTGTTTGTGACCAAAGCGTTCAAGCCATTGATGGGTAAAGGCGGTGCTATCGTTAACTTCGCATCCCAAGCAGGACGTGATGGAGGTGGTCCTGGAGCCTTTTTATATGCTGCATCCAAAGGTGCTGTTTCTACGCTTACCCGTGGTTTGGCCAAGGAATTTGGCCCACAGGGAATCAGGGTAAATGCCTTGAATCCGGGCATGATTGCTACCAAGTTCCATGATGATTTTACCAAAAATGAGGTAAGGGAAAAAGTGGCTGGCGGCACTCCTTTGAGAAGAGAAGGTAAAGCGGAAGAAGTAGCTGATTTGGTGGCCTATTTGGTCAGTGATGAGTCTTCTTTCCTTACTGGTAATAATGTAGATATCAATGGTGGATTGGCCTTTTCTTAA
- a CDS encoding FadR/GntR family transcriptional regulator produces MELLSNFSQIEIETPVDKIINQIKNLITSGQLQPGDRLPPERKLCEKLGVGRTHLRDAIKKLEFYGILKTLPQSGTVVAGMGITALEGLISDVLRLEGSDFKSLVETRVILETQSASLAAERRSDEDLKEIERAMKTHMKKVKEGHHGVEEDLMFHLKIAEASKNSVLTSLMLIITPDILSYFKQHDVCGEGRYLAAAEEHEVIFEHIKNQNTEAVALMMNNHLKNIQEFAETRIERFNISTKINKDVLKKGASEENGSA; encoded by the coding sequence ATGGAATTACTCAGCAATTTTAGTCAAATAGAAATAGAGACCCCGGTTGATAAAATTATCAATCAAATAAAGAATTTGATCACTTCCGGGCAACTGCAGCCTGGTGATCGACTTCCTCCAGAACGGAAATTATGTGAGAAGCTGGGAGTAGGGCGGACCCATTTAAGGGATGCCATTAAGAAGCTGGAGTTTTATGGAATCCTTAAAACCTTGCCACAAAGCGGCACTGTAGTCGCCGGAATGGGAATTACGGCATTGGAGGGATTAATATCAGACGTGTTGAGGCTGGAAGGGAGTGATTTTAAATCGCTGGTGGAGACACGAGTGATCCTGGAGACCCAGAGCGCTTCACTTGCTGCAGAACGCAGATCCGATGAAGACCTAAAGGAGATAGAACGGGCCATGAAAACCCATATGAAAAAGGTAAAAGAAGGTCATCATGGCGTGGAAGAAGACTTGATGTTTCACCTGAAGATCGCTGAGGCCAGTAAGAATTCGGTGCTTACTTCACTGATGTTGATCATTACGCCAGATATTCTGTCTTATTTTAAGCAGCATGATGTCTGTGGGGAAGGAAGGTACTTGGCCGCTGCGGAAGAGCATGAGGTGATCTTCGAGCATATCAAAAACCAAAATACCGAAGCAGTGGCCTTGATGATGAACAATCACCTTAAGAATATCCAAGAATTTGCCGAAACTCGGATCGAAAGATTTAATATCTCGACAAAAATAAACAAAGATGTATTGAAGAAGGGAGCTAGCGAAGAAAATGGATCAGCATAA